From a single Cupriavidus taiwanensis LMG 19424 genomic region:
- the tatC gene encoding twin-arginine translocase subunit TatC — protein MSDTRSSDPQDPQDESQQETFISHLIELRQRLVKAVAGIILVFVSLVYWAPVIFNLFSAPLMESLPKGGKMIVTDVTGSFFVPMKVTLLVAFLIALPWVLYQVWQFVAPGLYQHEKRLILPLVSSSYFLFLCGVAFAYFLVFPTVFHFMAHYNAPLGAEMSTDIDKYLSFAMTTFLAFGITFEVPVVVIVLVRFGVVELEKLKQIRPYVIVGAFIIAAIVTPPDVLSQLLLAVPLVALYELGLILARFIGRPIAEEATSAETQPDESR, from the coding sequence ATGAGCGACACCCGGTCCTCCGATCCCCAAGACCCGCAAGACGAGTCGCAGCAGGAAACCTTCATCTCCCACCTGATCGAGTTGCGCCAGCGGCTGGTCAAGGCGGTGGCCGGCATCATCCTGGTGTTCGTCTCGCTGGTCTACTGGGCGCCGGTCATCTTCAACCTCTTTTCCGCGCCGCTGATGGAATCGCTGCCCAAGGGCGGCAAGATGATCGTCACCGACGTGACCGGCTCCTTCTTCGTGCCGATGAAAGTCACCTTGCTGGTGGCGTTCCTGATCGCGCTGCCGTGGGTGCTGTACCAGGTCTGGCAGTTTGTCGCGCCCGGCCTGTACCAGCATGAGAAGCGCCTGATCCTGCCGCTGGTGTCGAGCAGCTATTTCCTGTTCCTGTGCGGCGTGGCGTTTGCGTATTTCCTGGTGTTCCCCACGGTGTTTCATTTCATGGCCCACTACAACGCGCCGCTGGGGGCCGAGATGTCCACCGACATCGACAAATACCTCAGCTTCGCCATGACGACATTCCTCGCCTTCGGCATTACGTTCGAAGTGCCGGTGGTCGTGATCGTGCTGGTGCGGTTTGGCGTGGTGGAATTGGAAAAGCTCAAGCAGATCCGTCCCTATGTGATCGTCGGGGCCTTCATCATCGCCGCCATCGTTACGCCGCCCGACGTGCTGTCGCAATTGTTGCTGGCCGTCCCGCTCGTGGCGCTCTATGAACTTGGCCTGATTCTGGCCCGCTTCATCGGCCGCCCGATAGCCGAAGAGGCCACTTCCGCAGAAACGCAGCCCGACGAATCGCGCTGA
- the tatB gene encoding Sec-independent protein translocase protein TatB: MIDLGISKLALIGAVALIVIGPERLPKVARTVGALVGRAQRYINDVKAEVSREVELEELRKMRTEFEDAARDVERTIHKEVSEQTQALNEALGGAEASATNGAGSSIDAGGGFVPSWDAAHKAHNGRKSWRVKQGARPLWFKRQHNVRVWVQSGAARVKRHRPASRPTRSFFE; this comes from the coding sequence ATGATTGATCTCGGCATTTCCAAGCTGGCGCTGATTGGCGCCGTGGCACTGATCGTGATCGGTCCCGAACGGTTGCCCAAGGTCGCCCGCACGGTGGGTGCGCTGGTGGGCCGCGCGCAGCGGTACATCAATGACGTCAAGGCCGAAGTCAGCCGCGAGGTCGAACTGGAAGAGCTGCGCAAAATGCGCACGGAATTCGAGGATGCCGCGCGCGATGTCGAGCGCACCATCCACAAGGAAGTCAGCGAGCAGACCCAGGCGCTCAACGAAGCGCTCGGCGGAGCGGAGGCCAGCGCAACCAACGGCGCCGGTAGCAGCATCGACGCCGGCGGCGGCTTCGTGCCCAGCTGGGACGCGGCGCACAAGGCGCACAACGGGCGCAAGAGCTGGCGCGTCAAGCAGGGCGCCCGGCCGCTGTGGTTCAAGCGCCAGCACAATGTCCGCGTCTGGGTGCAGTCCGGCGCGGCGCGCGTCAAGCGTCACCGGCCGGCGAGCCGGCCCACCCGCTCCTTCTTCGAGTAA
- the tatA gene encoding Sec-independent protein translocase subunit TatA, which yields MGSFSIWHWLIVLVIVMLVFGTKKLRNIGQDLGGAVKGFKDGMKDGEDKGAQPAASKELRDSTTIDVDAKEKSRQQ from the coding sequence ATGGGTTCGTTTAGCATTTGGCACTGGCTGATCGTGCTGGTGATCGTCATGCTGGTGTTCGGCACCAAGAAGCTGCGCAATATCGGCCAGGACCTCGGTGGCGCGGTCAAGGGCTTCAAGGACGGCATGAAGGACGGCGAAGACAAGGGTGCCCAGCCGGCCGCGTCCAAGGAACTGCGCGATTCCACCACCATTGACGTCGACGCCAAGGAAAAGTCCCGCCAGCAATAA
- a CDS encoding histidine triad nucleotide-binding protein, whose product MNAQDNCIFCKIVAGQLPSNKVYEDDDMLAFHDIHPKAPVHLLVIPKSHVDSLADCGAGEGQVLARMMLKVPELARAAGCSNGFRTVINTGPDGGQEVYHLHLHVLGGPRHAWKGPLP is encoded by the coding sequence ATGAACGCTCAGGATAATTGCATCTTCTGCAAGATCGTGGCCGGCCAGCTGCCGTCGAACAAAGTCTATGAAGACGACGACATGCTGGCTTTCCACGATATCCATCCCAAGGCCCCGGTACACTTGCTGGTCATTCCCAAATCGCATGTCGACTCGCTGGCCGATTGCGGCGCCGGCGAAGGACAGGTGCTTGCTAGAATGATGCTGAAGGTGCCTGAACTGGCGCGCGCGGCCGGCTGTTCCAACGGCTTCCGGACGGTGATCAATACCGGCCCGGATGGTGGACAGGAGGTCTACCACCTGCACCTCCATGTGCTGGGTGGACCGCGCCACGCCTGGAAGGGACCGCTGCCCTGA
- a CDS encoding DUF4870 family protein encodes MMANDYTGQVTTPSGEQLGSLRKLLHILYALYAIFWLTGGITALIAIVIDYVKRDDARGSLYASHFAWQIRSFWWSVVWGVLGGVLFATVVLMPLAFAVWGVLSLWMLYRIVKGWLYLNDSKPMYPDQQF; translated from the coding sequence ATGATGGCGAACGACTACACCGGGCAGGTCACCACCCCCAGTGGCGAACAGCTGGGCAGCCTGCGCAAGCTGCTGCACATTCTTTACGCGCTGTACGCCATCTTCTGGCTCACCGGCGGCATCACCGCGCTGATCGCGATCGTGATCGACTACGTCAAGCGCGACGATGCCCGCGGTTCGCTGTATGCCTCGCACTTCGCGTGGCAGATCCGCTCGTTCTGGTGGTCGGTGGTGTGGGGCGTGCTGGGCGGGGTGCTGTTCGCGACAGTTGTGCTGATGCCGCTGGCCTTTGCCGTCTGGGGCGTGCTGTCGCTGTGGATGCTGTATCGTATCGTCAAGGGCTGGCTGTATCTGAACGACAGCAAGCCGATGTACCCGGACCAGCAGTTCTGA
- a CDS encoding phosphoribosyl-ATP diphosphatase: MSDNALSSNDVLARLAEVLESRKPANGGDPDKSYVARLFSKGDDAILKKIGEEATETVMAAKDARAAGESGAAAGKVVYEVADLWFHSMVLLANFGLTPADVVNELARREGLSGLEEKARRKD; encoded by the coding sequence ATGAGCGACAACGCACTCAGCAGCAACGATGTCCTGGCGCGCCTGGCCGAGGTGCTGGAATCGCGCAAGCCCGCCAACGGCGGCGACCCCGACAAGTCCTACGTCGCGCGCCTGTTCAGCAAGGGCGACGACGCGATCCTGAAGAAGATCGGCGAGGAAGCCACCGAGACCGTGATGGCCGCCAAGGACGCGCGCGCCGCCGGGGAAAGCGGCGCCGCGGCCGGCAAGGTGGTCTATGAAGTCGCCGACCTGTGGTTCCACAGCATGGTGCTGCTGGCAAACTTTGGCCTGACGCCGGCTGACGTGGTCAACGAGCTGGCGCGGCGCGAAGGGCTGTCTGGCCTGGAAGAGAAGGCCCGGCGCAAGGACTAG
- the hisI gene encoding phosphoribosyl-AMP cyclohydrolase, producing MAKKWLNKVKWDDNGLVPVIVQEAGSNDVLMFAFMNRDALLRTVELGEAVFWSRSRKRLWHKGEESGHVQKVHEIRLDCDEDVVLLKVTQVDSIACHTGRHSCFFQKFDGDADTGDWQTVEPVLKDPAQIYTKP from the coding sequence ATGGCAAAGAAGTGGCTCAACAAGGTCAAGTGGGACGATAACGGCCTGGTGCCGGTGATCGTGCAGGAAGCCGGCTCGAACGACGTGCTGATGTTCGCGTTCATGAACCGTGACGCGCTGCTGCGCACCGTGGAGCTGGGCGAGGCCGTGTTCTGGTCGCGTTCGCGCAAGCGCCTGTGGCACAAGGGCGAAGAGTCGGGCCATGTGCAGAAGGTGCACGAGATCCGCCTGGACTGCGATGAAGACGTGGTGCTGCTGAAGGTCACTCAGGTCGACAGCATCGCCTGCCACACCGGGCGCCATTCCTGCTTCTTCCAGAAATTCGACGGCGATGCGGATACCGGCGACTGGCAGACGGTCGAACCGGTGCTGAAGGACCCTGCCCAGATCTACACCAAGCCATGA
- the hisF gene encoding imidazole glycerol phosphate synthase subunit HisF, with protein sequence MLAKRIIPCLDVTNGRVVKGVNFVELRDAGDPVEIARRYDEQGADEITFLDITATSDGRDLMLHIIEDVASQVFIPLTVGGGVRTVEDVRRLLNAGADKISVNSSAIANPQLVSDATARYGSQCIVVAIDAKRSSAPGEAPRWEVFTHGGRKATGLDAVQWAREMATRGAGEILLTSMDRDGTKSGFDLELTRAVSDAVPVPVIASGGVGGLQDLADGITRGRADAVLAASIFHYGQHTVGEAKAFMAREGIPVRI encoded by the coding sequence ATGCTAGCCAAACGTATCATCCCCTGCCTGGACGTGACCAACGGGCGGGTGGTCAAGGGCGTCAACTTTGTCGAGCTGCGCGACGCGGGCGATCCCGTGGAAATCGCGCGCCGCTATGACGAGCAGGGCGCCGATGAAATCACATTCCTCGACATCACCGCGACCAGCGACGGGCGCGACCTGATGCTGCATATCATCGAGGATGTCGCTTCGCAGGTATTCATCCCGCTGACGGTGGGCGGCGGCGTGCGCACCGTCGAAGACGTGCGCCGGCTGCTCAACGCCGGGGCGGACAAGATCAGCGTCAACTCGTCGGCGATTGCCAACCCGCAGCTGGTGTCGGATGCGACGGCGCGCTATGGCTCGCAGTGCATCGTGGTGGCGATCGACGCCAAGCGCAGCTCCGCTCCGGGGGAAGCGCCGCGCTGGGAGGTCTTCACCCACGGCGGGCGCAAGGCAACGGGGCTGGACGCCGTGCAATGGGCCCGTGAAATGGCTACGCGCGGCGCCGGCGAAATCCTGCTCACCAGCATGGACCGCGATGGCACCAAGAGCGGCTTCGACCTCGAACTGACCCGCGCGGTCAGCGATGCGGTGCCGGTGCCGGTGATCGCCTCGGGCGGCGTCGGCGGCCTGCAGGACCTGGCCGACGGCATCACCCGGGGCCGCGCCGATGCGGTGCTGGCCGCCAGCATCTTCCACTACGGCCAGCACACCGTGGGCGAAGCCAAGGCATTCATGGCCCGTGAGGGCATTCCCGTGCGGATCTGA